In a single window of the Methanolobus psychrophilus R15 genome:
- a CDS encoding dTDP-4-dehydrorhamnose reductase — protein MILGAGGMLGSDLCKVFPDAIRFTHHELDVTNRLHVIGVIRANKPDVVINAAAYTKVDQAEDEQEFAFDVNGYAPGYIAEGCSLSGAKLIHYSTDYVFDGTGSEYIESDKTNPISAYGKSKLLGEQKIAKHTDNYMIIRTSWLFGKQGRNFVDTMLRLSPQMDKVRVVNDQFGRPTYTADLASKTAEIIDMEPGIYHITNEGTCSWYEFASAIIPNAVPCTSAEYPTKAKRPEYSVLTTTKTIPMRHWKDALDEYIMEKRA, from the coding sequence ATGATCCTGGGCGCTGGAGGTATGCTTGGTTCTGATCTGTGCAAAGTATTCCCTGATGCAATACGTTTTACACATCACGAACTTGATGTAACTAACCGGTTGCATGTGATCGGCGTGATCAGAGCGAACAAGCCGGATGTTGTTATCAACGCCGCTGCTTACACAAAGGTTGACCAGGCCGAAGATGAACAGGAGTTTGCCTTTGATGTGAACGGATATGCTCCCGGCTACATTGCTGAAGGATGCTCACTTTCGGGTGCAAAGCTCATCCACTATAGCACGGACTACGTTTTTGACGGTACAGGATCGGAATACATAGAGTCTGACAAAACAAACCCCATCAGTGCCTATGGCAAATCAAAGTTGCTTGGTGAGCAGAAGATTGCCAAGCACACTGACAACTATATGATCATACGCACTTCCTGGCTTTTTGGAAAGCAAGGCAGGAACTTTGTGGATACTATGCTCAGGCTTTCTCCGCAGATGGATAAAGTGAGGGTTGTAAACGACCAGTTCGGCAGGCCCACCTACACCGCTGACCTGGCAAGCAAGACTGCAGAGATCATCGACATGGAACCGGGAATATACCACATCACCAATGAAGGTACATGCTCCTGGTACGAGTTCGCATCGGCCATCATCCCAAACGCAGTGCCATGCACCAGCGCAGAGTACCCTACCAAAGCGAAACGCCCCGAATATTCTGTGCTCACCACCACAAAGACCATACCCATGAGGCACTGGAAGGATGCACTTGACGAGTATATAATGGAGAAGAGAGCATGA
- a CDS encoding nucleotidyl transferase has product MKGIILAGGTGSRLYPLTKVTNKHLLPVYDKPMIYYPLQTLIDAGIKEIMIVSGRGHAGHFLELLGSGADFGVRLTYEIQDAAGGIAQALSLTESFADNDKVTVILGDNIFQDNIKDAVQNFKQGAHIFLKSVPDAQRFGVAEVDANNGHVLGIEEKPANPKSDFAVTGLYIYSKDVFEVVKTLKPSGRGELEITDVNNHYIRKDAMKFSMLDGYWSDAGTFDSLLKASVMVRQNKQDT; this is encoded by the coding sequence ATGAAAGGAATTATACTTGCGGGTGGTACCGGCAGCAGGCTCTACCCTCTCACAAAAGTCACAAATAAGCACCTGCTCCCCGTCTACGACAAACCCATGATCTACTACCCCCTGCAGACCCTCATCGACGCAGGCATCAAAGAAATAATGATAGTTTCCGGTCGTGGACACGCAGGCCACTTCCTGGAACTCTTAGGCTCAGGTGCAGATTTTGGCGTGAGGCTCACCTACGAGATCCAGGATGCTGCAGGCGGTATCGCCCAGGCCCTGAGCCTTACAGAAAGCTTTGCTGACAATGACAAAGTGACCGTGATTCTGGGCGACAACATCTTCCAGGACAACATAAAAGATGCCGTCCAGAATTTCAAACAAGGTGCCCACATCTTCCTCAAATCCGTTCCCGATGCCCAAAGGTTCGGTGTTGCAGAAGTGGATGCTAATAACGGACATGTATTAGGAATTGAAGAAAAGCCTGCTAATCCAAAGTCAGATTTTGCAGTAACAGGGTTGTATATTTACTCAAAAGATGTCTTCGAGGTTGTAAAAACTCTCAAGCCTTCAGGTCGTGGTGAACTGGAAATCACGGATGTCAATAATCACTATATACGCAAGGATGCGATGAAGTTCTCAATGCTGGATGGGTATTGGAGTGATGCGGGGACTTTTGATAGTTTGTTGAAAGCAAGTGTGATGGTAAGACAAAATAAGCAGGATACATGA
- a CDS encoding putative polysaccharide biosynthesis protein: MNLIKYTSSLFSESLLRNAFYLIANSIVGSLAGFIFWLIAARLYTAEDVGLASTVISIIGMIALLSNFGFSMSLIRFLSDSKEEATDLINSCLTISASVACFLGIGFILWVDFLSPSISFIKSNETFAVIFLLYGLLTIVSNLLDNVFVGYRKVNFSFLKMGIQNILKIPLIFLLVYFGSFGIVSSYAISYLVAVMITFLVFLPKINSSYKPAFFADLSIMKKIFHYSAGNYIAWAFETMPNFILPILITNKLDPEMTAYFYMAWMVAGIVFLIPKSLATSIFAEGSHNPNTVKQNIIKSIKLAILLVIPAIIFVYFVGEKVLLLFGNEYYENGFKLLLVLSISAVPMIFNNIFLSIKRVEKDIANVIFINAVITIGTLVISYLMLDQFGILGIGIGWTVSQVAAFIFILITFVVRKQLL, from the coding sequence ATGAATTTAATAAAATACACATCCTCATTATTTTCTGAATCTCTTCTCAGAAATGCATTTTATCTTATCGCAAATTCAATCGTTGGAAGCCTAGCAGGTTTTATTTTCTGGTTAATTGCGGCAAGATTGTATACAGCCGAAGATGTAGGATTGGCATCTACAGTCATCTCTATAATAGGAATGATTGCATTATTATCAAACTTTGGGTTCAGCATGAGCCTCATAAGGTTTTTGTCTGATTCAAAAGAAGAAGCAACTGACTTAATCAATTCTTGTTTAACTATCAGTGCATCCGTAGCTTGTTTTCTTGGAATTGGTTTTATATTATGGGTTGATTTCCTTTCACCATCCATTTCATTTATTAAATCAAATGAAACATTTGCTGTTATTTTTTTACTTTATGGCCTACTTACGATTGTATCTAACTTATTAGATAACGTTTTTGTCGGATACAGAAAAGTAAATTTTTCCTTTTTGAAGATGGGCATACAGAATATTTTAAAGATTCCATTAATTTTTCTACTAGTATACTTTGGTTCATTTGGAATTGTTAGTTCATATGCTATATCATATCTTGTTGCGGTTATGATAACTTTTTTGGTTTTTCTTCCTAAAATTAATTCAAGCTACAAGCCAGCTTTTTTTGCAGATTTATCAATAATGAAAAAAATATTTCATTATTCTGCAGGAAATTATATTGCATGGGCATTTGAAACGATGCCAAATTTTATCTTACCAATTCTTATTACAAATAAATTAGATCCTGAAATGACTGCTTATTTCTATATGGCATGGATGGTTGCAGGAATTGTATTTCTGATACCTAAATCTTTAGCTACTTCTATATTTGCAGAAGGTTCCCATAATCCAAATACAGTTAAACAAAACATTATCAAATCTATTAAATTAGCAATTTTATTAGTAATACCTGCGATTATTTTTGTTTATTTCGTTGGTGAAAAGGTGCTTTTGCTATTTGGAAACGAGTACTATGAGAATGGTTTTAAACTACTGTTGGTTTTGTCAATTTCCGCTGTTCCTATGATATTTAATAATATATTTCTTTCAATCAAGAGAGTAGAAAAGGATATTGCAAATGTTATTTTTATCAATGCAGTGATTACTATTGGTACATTGGTAATAAGTTACTTAATGCTGGATCAATTCGGGATTTTAGGTATTGGCATCGGGTGGACCGTAAGCCAGGTAGCAGCATTTATATTCATCTTGATTACTTTTGTAGTCAGAAAGCAATTATTATGA
- a CDS encoding hexapeptide transferase family protein → MFSAFLEDLDSYAYRLGLPRWSLVFMFILYPNTWAIAVYRFGNWIVTSFKVPVLKHMLFIVYFIFKRFTEILTHIDISPHSKIGKGIFIGHIGGLVIAANSVIGDNPSFHQWNTIGGAGRGPMYGVPTVGNNVYLGAGAQIIGNVKVGNDVMIGANAVVVKDVPDNAVVGGIPAKVLSYEGSMDFVHFRDNK, encoded by the coding sequence ATGTTTAGCGCTTTCCTTGAAGATCTGGATTCTTATGCTTATAGATTAGGATTACCAAGATGGTCATTAGTTTTTATGTTTATTTTATATCCTAATACGTGGGCAATAGCCGTTTATAGGTTTGGTAATTGGATTGTAACTTCTTTTAAAGTACCAGTTCTAAAGCATATGCTCTTTATTGTCTATTTCATTTTCAAGAGATTTACTGAAATTTTGACACATATTGACATATCTCCTCATTCTAAAATTGGTAAAGGCATCTTCATAGGCCATATAGGAGGTTTAGTAATTGCCGCTAATTCTGTTATAGGCGATAATCCTTCTTTCCACCAATGGAACACAATAGGTGGTGCAGGAAGAGGTCCAATGTATGGTGTCCCTACTGTTGGTAATAATGTGTATTTAGGGGCAGGGGCTCAAATAATTGGAAATGTTAAAGTAGGCAATGATGTGATGATTGGTGCAAACGCTGTTGTTGTAAAAGATGTGCCTGACAATGCAGTAGTGGGAGGGATACCTGCTAAAGTGCTAAGTTATGAAGGAAGCATGGATTTTGTGCATTTTAGAGATAATAAATGA
- a CDS encoding membrane-bound galactosyl-transferase — translation MILNGIEVKIITDGTGPEHFIDNIPVFHYEKLRTLPLIRNSKLISLIRNEKPDIVLWSMGPIDYLYMSTFKSLGVPIIGVFTGPIYRISDITRLGLTEIISNFSSLSIQILYASMPSFCSRNLVNSPALSKVFVISRKNRNMLEMMGADVTKIVHVPAGIDKYDLILPEFPESAISKFDVSPGSFNLLYFGSPLKIRGIDSLIRAVAKVAKTNPGVKLLILSRRREEELNKEEMDAVNLIEELSLQNNVQIVSGFLDKEDVKRFIKFCDVVCLPFKIVPSDVPTSILESMALGKMVISTNVDGIPELLEGGRGTVVEPNDEDNLADKIRSCINDAGLLPKAEKKSLDFMLEYPIWADVSCRVLQEIKSVLHDKGVLA, via the coding sequence ATGATCTTAAACGGCATTGAAGTTAAAATCATAACAGATGGCACAGGACCGGAGCATTTTATAGACAACATTCCTGTCTTCCATTATGAGAAATTGAGAACACTTCCATTAATCAGGAACAGCAAACTTATTTCTCTTATCAGGAATGAAAAGCCAGATATTGTTTTGTGGTCAATGGGACCAATCGATTATCTATATATGAGCACTTTCAAGAGTCTTGGAGTTCCAATTATTGGTGTGTTTACCGGTCCAATTTACAGGATTTCGGATATTACCAGATTAGGATTAACTGAAATCATTTCAAATTTCAGTTCCTTATCTATCCAGATATTATACGCCTCAATGCCTTCATTTTGTAGCCGGAACCTTGTAAACTCCCCGGCTTTATCAAAAGTATTTGTAATAAGCCGGAAAAACAGAAACATGCTTGAAATGATGGGTGCAGATGTTACTAAGATAGTACATGTTCCAGCTGGTATTGATAAGTATGATTTGATTCTGCCCGAATTCCCTGAATCTGCAATAAGTAAATTTGACGTATCTCCGGGTTCGTTCAACCTATTGTACTTTGGCTCCCCACTCAAAATAAGAGGAATTGATTCGCTCATCAGGGCTGTTGCAAAAGTGGCCAAAACAAATCCCGGCGTAAAGTTACTGATCCTTTCCAGACGCAGGGAAGAGGAACTAAACAAGGAGGAAATGGATGCAGTAAATCTTATCGAGGAGCTTAGCCTACAAAATAACGTGCAGATAGTTTCCGGTTTTCTGGATAAGGAAGATGTCAAGCGATTCATCAAGTTCTGCGATGTAGTGTGCCTTCCATTTAAGATAGTCCCCTCCGATGTTCCTACCAGCATACTTGAATCCATGGCACTGGGAAAAATGGTAATATCTACCAATGTAGACGGAATTCCAGAGTTACTGGAAGGTGGAAGAGGAACTGTGGTTGAGCCAAACGATGAAGACAATCTTGCAGATAAGATAAGGTCATGCATAAATGATGCAGGCCTGCTCCCAAAAGCAGAAAAAAAATCACTTGATTTTATGCTGGAGTATCCAATCTGGGCCGATGTTTCATGCAGAGTATTGCAGGAGATCAAATCTGTCCTCCACGATAAGGGTGTATTAGCATGA
- a CDS encoding phosphatidylinositol glycan-class A: protein MNICVITSAKFPPEEGIGNYIYNMSQQFIRKGHKVTVITRGGIHRTQKEEFHGIELYRVPFVLAYPIHVHIHGLFLRKLLKSIEQKFDVVHVHTPLPPLINSKLPSLLTFHSPMLKGAEVIKIQDLFSLATNFQAKFISYPLEKRLIEKSNLVTAVSKRVADELEDYGLKVNEIHITSNGVDETVFLPAYRSKVNRKYVLYTGRISYGKGLSELIECAKNICDSRDDIDFILAGDGPLLEELQKKVTNSGLQERIRFLGRVSRQNIVELYRNATIFAFPSYYEGLPGSLLEAMSCELSIVATEVPGNIDLIDHNVNGILVPSKDSVALADSILVLLEQEELCEKLGKEARKKVMQEFTWNAISDNILNCYESTIIKGQVA, encoded by the coding sequence ATGAATATATGTGTCATCACCTCTGCAAAGTTTCCACCGGAAGAAGGTATTGGAAACTATATTTACAACATGTCCCAGCAGTTTATAAGAAAAGGACATAAGGTCACTGTTATTACCAGAGGTGGTATTCACAGAACGCAGAAAGAGGAGTTCCATGGAATTGAACTTTACAGGGTGCCTTTTGTTCTTGCATATCCTATTCATGTTCATATACATGGTTTATTTTTGAGAAAACTGCTTAAATCTATTGAACAAAAGTTTGATGTTGTTCATGTTCATACTCCTTTGCCTCCACTTATTAATTCTAAACTTCCTTCTCTTTTGACATTTCATTCTCCAATGTTGAAAGGTGCTGAAGTTATAAAAATACAGGATTTATTCAGTCTTGCTACAAATTTTCAGGCAAAATTTATAAGCTACCCATTGGAAAAAAGATTAATTGAAAAATCTAATTTAGTAACGGCAGTTTCGAAGCGAGTTGCTGATGAGCTTGAAGATTACGGTTTGAAGGTCAATGAAATCCATATTACTTCAAATGGAGTTGATGAAACCGTTTTCTTGCCAGCATATAGGTCTAAAGTCAATAGAAAATATGTTCTTTACACTGGCAGAATAAGTTATGGAAAAGGTTTATCAGAATTGATTGAATGTGCCAAGAACATATGTGACTCAAGGGATGATATTGACTTTATTCTTGCCGGTGACGGTCCTCTCCTGGAAGAATTACAAAAAAAAGTTACTAATAGTGGTCTTCAAGAACGCATCAGGTTTCTTGGGAGGGTAAGCAGGCAAAATATTGTTGAATTATACAGGAATGCAACGATTTTTGCTTTCCCATCTTATTATGAGGGCCTCCCTGGTTCACTACTAGAAGCTATGTCATGTGAACTTTCGATTGTTGCGACAGAAGTTCCAGGTAACATTGATCTCATAGATCATAATGTCAATGGCATTCTAGTTCCTTCGAAAGATTCAGTTGCATTGGCGGATTCGATACTGGTGTTACTTGAACAAGAGGAGTTATGCGAAAAACTAGGTAAAGAAGCCAGAAAGAAAGTAATGCAAGAATTCACCTGGAATGCTATCTCTGATAATATCCTGAATTGTTACGAGTCAACGATAATTAAAGGACAGGTAGCATGA
- a CDS encoding beta-1,4-galactosyltransferase → MIFVTVGSHYQGFDRLIKKMDEIAGRIDEKVIMQIGHTEYKPVNAEYFDFVDDFEKVEQLNMDARVVVSHAGAGSILTALKLGTPVIIVPRLKKYNEHMDDHQLEISEAMSSVKGVVSVYDIQSIEGHLQENLALASVSNNHKLSDSLKKYLSTLS, encoded by the coding sequence GTGATCTTCGTCACTGTGGGCAGTCACTACCAAGGCTTTGATCGTCTTATCAAAAAGATGGATGAGATTGCCGGAAGAATTGATGAAAAGGTGATCATGCAGATAGGCCATACCGAATATAAGCCTGTTAATGCTGAGTATTTTGATTTTGTTGATGATTTTGAAAAAGTAGAACAGTTAAATATGGATGCCCGGGTTGTTGTAAGCCATGCCGGTGCAGGTTCGATACTTACTGCTCTGAAACTTGGAACACCTGTAATAATTGTTCCCCGGCTCAAAAAATACAATGAACATATGGATGATCATCAGTTGGAAATCTCAGAAGCGATGTCTTCTGTAAAAGGTGTTGTTTCAGTATATGATATTCAAAGCATTGAAGGTCACTTGCAAGAAAATTTAGCTCTAGCCTCTGTTTCAAACAATCATAAGCTTTCAGATTCTTTAAAGAAATACCTTTCAACTCTTTCCTAA
- a CDS encoding capsular polysaccharide biosynthesis protein translates to MDAFEGHDIFFITYEGARSTELKNKYTFKNLGKNPLRFLITTPYVFKILLKEKPNIIISTGSEIAIPVFYMGKLLGIRTMFIESLCRVKEPSLSGRIVYPVSDVFLVQWEQLLSKFGKKAQYWGNVL, encoded by the coding sequence ATGGATGCCTTTGAAGGCCATGATATCTTTTTTATAACATATGAAGGTGCACGTTCTACCGAACTAAAGAACAAGTACACCTTTAAGAATCTGGGGAAAAACCCTCTGAGATTCTTGATAACCACTCCTTATGTATTTAAGATACTACTCAAAGAAAAACCCAATATAATAATCTCGACAGGCTCCGAGATTGCCATACCAGTCTTTTACATGGGTAAATTGCTTGGCATAAGGACAATGTTCATAGAAAGTCTTTGTCGGGTAAAAGAGCCCTCACTTAGTGGCCGAATAGTATACCCTGTTTCAGACGTATTCCTTGTGCAATGGGAACAGCTTCTCAGCAAGTTTGGCAAAAAGGCCCAGTATTGGGGGAATGTCCTGTGA
- a CDS encoding glycosyltransferase: protein MKNIKTSVSIILLTYNSMKDLPECIPSLLSQTYTDFEVIVVDNASIDGTTDFIRSNYPQLKMIETGANLGYPGGNNTGFKHAYGDYVVVVNPDTVADPEWLAELIRPLEEDPHTTVTTPKIKIYYEKDKINTCGNIPHYTGLTFCRGLHAPADSCNLQEEVGAISGCAFAIRREMLDHIKGFDADFFLYMEDADLSWRVRFAGGKIVYVPTSLIYHKFKLSIVAWKHFYLERNRYMILLKNLDTRTLLLLFPGLIVSEIVTMGHSILNGPEYVHNKFKAYWWIIKNRNLVLDKRRKTLAMKTISDKEFFRLLEWRIPFEQVIENKPFRLCADKLFNTCHKLHYKIIAKLA, encoded by the coding sequence ATGAAAAATATAAAAACATCAGTAAGTATAATCCTTCTCACTTACAACAGTATGAAAGATCTACCTGAATGCATTCCTTCTCTTCTTTCACAAACCTATACTGATTTTGAGGTCATAGTCGTGGATAATGCTTCAATTGATGGAACTACAGATTTTATCAGAAGTAATTACCCTCAGTTGAAAATGATAGAAACGGGCGCCAACCTTGGGTATCCGGGGGGGAATAATACTGGTTTTAAGCATGCCTATGGTGACTATGTAGTGGTGGTGAATCCAGACACTGTAGCAGATCCGGAATGGCTTGCTGAGCTTATCAGGCCTCTTGAAGAAGACCCTCACACCACCGTGACAACTCCAAAGATTAAGATTTATTATGAGAAGGACAAGATTAACACCTGCGGCAATATACCCCATTATACTGGACTTACTTTCTGCAGAGGACTTCATGCACCTGCTGATAGTTGCAATCTGCAGGAAGAAGTTGGTGCTATCTCAGGATGTGCATTTGCTATCCGCAGGGAAATGCTGGACCACATTAAAGGCTTTGATGCAGATTTCTTCCTATATATGGAAGATGCTGATCTCTCATGGCGTGTCAGGTTTGCGGGCGGAAAGATTGTTTATGTGCCCACTTCCCTAATATATCATAAATTCAAACTTTCAATAGTTGCATGGAAGCATTTCTATCTTGAAAGGAATCGCTACATGATACTACTGAAGAACCTGGATACAAGAACACTTCTGCTGTTATTTCCGGGATTAATAGTTAGTGAGATTGTAACGATGGGTCATTCTATATTGAATGGACCAGAATATGTGCACAATAAGTTCAAAGCTTACTGGTGGATCATTAAGAACAGAAATCTTGTCCTTGACAAAAGGAGAAAGACCCTTGCAATGAAAACAATCTCAGATAAGGAGTTCTTCAGATTGCTTGAGTGGCGGATACCTTTTGAACAGGTGATTGAAAACAAGCCATTTAGGCTGTGTGCAGATAAATTGTTCAATACATGTCACAAACTGCATTATAAAATAATAGCAAAACTTGCATAA
- a CDS encoding glycosyl transferase family protein: MTVVAAIPAFNEEIAIGSVIARARQYVDEVLVIDDGSTDNTCRVAEIMGATVLRHSQNAGKGMALRTAFEWAMDKQVDILVTLDADGQHNPDEIPRIIEPILWQKADMVNGARFLKGHIIKVPRYRRFGQEILTHATNMTANVKLNDSQSGFRAFSKATFPSFRFNNNGMGVESEMISDATAAGFKITEVPISCRYDVEGSTFNPVKHGMNVLGSIINQFERKHPLLYFGVPGLIMFVIGLALAFRTLFIFQSTGAFAIGTSLMAMTFGLIGTFGMFTGLILNSIATSISDHMKNIRQL, translated from the coding sequence ATGACGGTAGTGGCTGCGATTCCTGCATTTAACGAAGAGATAGCCATAGGCAGTGTTATTGCAAGGGCACGCCAGTACGTGGACGAAGTTCTTGTTATCGATGACGGCAGCACCGACAATACCTGCCGTGTAGCCGAGATCATGGGAGCCACGGTCCTGCGCCACTCTCAGAATGCCGGCAAAGGCATGGCTCTTCGCACCGCCTTTGAGTGGGCCATGGACAAACAGGTGGACATCCTGGTGACCCTGGATGCCGACGGCCAGCACAACCCCGATGAGATCCCCCGGATCATCGAGCCCATTCTCTGGCAGAAAGCCGACATGGTCAACGGCGCAAGATTCCTAAAAGGCCACATCATAAAGGTACCAAGGTACAGACGCTTCGGCCAGGAAATATTAACACACGCCACCAACATGACCGCCAATGTAAAACTGAACGACTCCCAGAGCGGCTTTCGAGCCTTCTCCAAAGCCACCTTCCCCTCCTTCAGATTCAACAACAACGGCATGGGTGTCGAGTCCGAGATGATCTCCGACGCCACCGCCGCCGGCTTCAAGATAACCGAAGTGCCTATTTCCTGTCGGTACGATGTTGAAGGCTCCACGTTCAATCCCGTCAAGCATGGAATGAATGTGCTGGGTTCGATCATCAACCAGTTTGAGAGGAAGCATCCGCTGTTGTATTTCGGAGTTCCGGGGCTGATTATGTTTGTAATAGGACTTGCTCTTGCTTTTAGAACACTTTTTATTTTCCAGTCTACCGGAGCATTTGCTATTGGAACATCTTTGATGGCAATGACATTTGGATTAATAGGGACATTTGGCATGTTCACAGGTTTAATTTTAAACTCTATTGCAACCAGTATTTCTGATCATATGAAAAATATCAGACAACTGTGA
- a CDS encoding integrase family protein gives MKYNKQWLREEELEMMLSKPDIPEKYEIWLLLMYTPGLRVSEALNVKVRDLDMKNGCIDIWGGKGRDDTEMQKAVCDIKILKRIKRFCEHSDLRPNDYIMFSQKSKQVHRSQVYRVLNDICHDVGIDKTIGTHTMRRSRAEHLLDRGLPITFVSKYLRHKNLSTTMKYLDVSVADIQREMEKIDDNVGTLV, from the coding sequence ATGAAATATAATAAACAGTGGTTACGAGAAGAAGAGCTTGAAATGATGTTAAGTAAACCGGATATTCCAGAAAAATACGAAATCTGGCTACTTTTGATGTATACGCCCGGATTGAGGGTCAGTGAGGCTCTTAACGTTAAGGTACGTGATTTAGATATGAAAAACGGATGTATTGACATTTGGGGTGGGAAAGGAAGAGATGATACCGAAATGCAAAAGGCAGTTTGTGATATCAAAATCCTTAAGCGGATTAAGCGTTTTTGTGAACATTCAGACCTTCGACCAAATGATTATATCATGTTTAGTCAAAAGTCCAAACAGGTTCATCGTTCTCAGGTGTATAGAGTCCTTAACGATATATGTCATGATGTTGGAATTGACAAGACAATTGGTACTCACACCATGAGAAGATCACGGGCAGAGCATCTATTGGATAGGGGGCTGCCAATAACGTTTGTAAGTAAATATTTACGCCATAAGAACTTGTCAACGACAATGAAATATTTAGATGTCTCCGTTGCGGATATTCAGAGAGAGATGGAGAAAATCGATGATAATGTAGGAACGTTAGTTTGA
- a CDS encoding transposase — protein MAGKEQILIDRKVILDEINDLITHENNSRVLKRLYFVKFRYLGDSVEEAATKVGVTKKTGYCWQESWNKGGYAALMPNFGGGRKSKLTDEQKKELRALLENKDYWTTREVWKLIKEKYGVEYSEKQVGVILHSFNMYHSKPYPLDYRRPKNAEEILKKLTEAIPKHIGQDEQYIIGFLDESSPQTKANTQRLWSFKKPLIIKNTDYVKANAFAFYSINGNSIIDFMKSSKTEDVCEFLEKIVEQNPGKRIILVLDNARSHHAKKTISKARDLKITLVFLPPYSPDLNPVEFVWKTIKREVSVKFVKSKEHLRNIIKMEFMRIESSLSFAKKWMETFNAQIKSVIC, from the coding sequence ATGGCGGGGAAAGAACAAATTCTGATTGACCGAAAGGTAATTCTCGACGAGATTAACGATTTGATCACACACGAGAACAATTCAAGAGTGTTGAAAAGGCTCTATTTTGTTAAATTTAGATATTTAGGGGATTCTGTAGAAGAAGCTGCTACTAAAGTAGGAGTGACTAAGAAAACAGGATATTGCTGGCAAGAAAGTTGGAATAAAGGCGGCTATGCCGCCTTAATGCCAAATTTTGGCGGAGGTAGGAAATCCAAACTTACTGATGAACAAAAAAAGGAATTAAGAGCTTTGTTGGAAAATAAGGATTACTGGACTACAAGAGAAGTCTGGAAGTTAATAAAGGAAAAATATGGCGTAGAATATTCAGAGAAACAAGTAGGAGTTATACTTCACAGTTTTAACATGTATCACTCAAAGCCATATCCCCTTGACTACAGAAGACCTAAAAACGCTGAAGAGATCTTAAAAAAACTAACCGAAGCAATTCCAAAACATATTGGTCAAGATGAGCAGTATATCATAGGTTTTCTGGATGAATCTTCACCACAAACAAAAGCAAACACGCAAAGATTATGGTCATTTAAAAAACCGTTGATAATAAAAAATACGGATTACGTTAAAGCAAATGCATTTGCGTTTTATTCGATCAACGGGAACAGTATCATTGATTTTATGAAAAGCTCAAAAACAGAAGATGTGTGTGAATTCCTGGAAAAAATTGTAGAGCAAAACCCAGGGAAAAGAATAATTCTTGTTCTCGATAATGCAAGATCGCATCATGCAAAGAAAACGATAAGTAAAGCGAGAGATTTAAAAATAACACTTGTGTTCCTACCACCTTATTCACCTGATCTAAATCCAGTAGAATTTGTCTGGAAAACAATCAAAAGAGAAGTGTCAGTCAAATTTGTCAAATCAAAAGAACATTTGAGGAATATTATCAAAATGGAATTTATGAGGATAGAGAGCTCATTATCGTTTGCAAAAAAATGGATGGAAACATTTAATGCACAAATAAAAAGTGTGATTTGTTGA